One window from the genome of Streptomyces cadmiisoli encodes:
- a CDS encoding RICIN domain-containing protein, with amino-acid sequence MPTPHPPRPPYPPSGGAPGESDESLAARMRGVPDAEVAHSTALLITRHWQSAHAYAVVCLASSGNTAAMVTSAAFHQVFDRLTLGEPGVALRPVFLVTVRDTVRQWATEERISAVLPELQKPAGGRGMRAAKSMTPENRRLAERAFHALPGSARCLLWHTEVEAEPLDFPAGLLGMDIDTASATLELARDKFREGCVRAHQELAPTKDCRFYNRLLDVPIRRGGALLPDVQQHLAECRYCRDAAEQLGHFEGGLDVLLAEAVLGWGARRYVESRPGRSPHRPRTRGAGRHSGRARSAARHRTLPRIPLPVLAGRSSRALRTGVGIVSAALLGTVLATSLSSYDGDGDPTASAGVDDDRGSAAPGTGTQAQPTASATAPGTARLPSVPGQTRLRNAAADLCLDLRGETGTQLAECSSELTQQWSYGNDGLLRNAAEPDLCLDSHADAGVVIVGTCAAADGDRGDDVRYDLTVRGELLPRWEEQFALASTTAEAGSDVVVKVRDGSAAQRWLTDPAPAGTGSGSVAGATDPAQRQVGLPDAS; translated from the coding sequence GTGCCCACCCCCCACCCGCCTCGACCGCCTTACCCGCCCTCCGGCGGGGCCCCCGGTGAATCCGACGAGTCGCTGGCCGCTCGGATGAGAGGCGTGCCCGACGCCGAAGTCGCCCATTCCACCGCACTGCTGATCACCCGGCACTGGCAGTCGGCCCACGCGTACGCGGTGGTCTGCCTCGCCTCCTCGGGCAACACGGCCGCCATGGTCACCTCGGCCGCCTTCCACCAGGTCTTCGACCGGCTCACCCTGGGCGAGCCGGGCGTCGCGCTGCGCCCCGTGTTTCTGGTGACGGTGCGGGACACGGTCCGGCAGTGGGCGACGGAGGAACGAATATCCGCCGTCCTGCCGGAGTTGCAGAAACCCGCCGGAGGCCGCGGTATGCGCGCGGCCAAGTCCATGACCCCGGAAAACCGAAGGCTCGCCGAGCGCGCATTCCACGCCCTTCCCGGCTCCGCGCGCTGTCTGCTGTGGCACACCGAGGTCGAGGCGGAGCCGCTCGACTTCCCCGCCGGACTGCTCGGCATGGACATCGACACCGCGTCGGCAACCCTCGAACTGGCCCGGGACAAATTCCGGGAAGGCTGTGTGCGGGCCCATCAGGAACTCGCGCCGACCAAGGACTGCCGCTTCTACAACCGACTCCTCGATGTCCCCATCCGGCGCGGCGGAGCGCTGCTGCCGGATGTCCAGCAGCATCTCGCCGAGTGCCGCTACTGCCGCGACGCCGCCGAGCAACTGGGGCATTTCGAGGGCGGGTTGGACGTGCTGCTCGCCGAGGCGGTGCTCGGCTGGGGTGCCCGCCGCTACGTCGAGTCGCGGCCCGGCCGGTCCCCGCACCGACCGCGCACCCGCGGCGCCGGCCGGCATTCGGGCCGGGCGCGGAGCGCGGCACGCCACCGCACCCTGCCCCGTATCCCGCTCCCCGTCCTGGCGGGGCGTTCCTCGCGGGCACTGCGCACCGGCGTGGGCATCGTCTCCGCCGCCCTGCTCGGCACCGTCCTCGCCACCAGCCTGTCGTCCTACGACGGCGACGGCGACCCGACGGCCTCCGCCGGCGTCGACGACGATCGCGGCTCGGCGGCCCCCGGCACCGGCACACAGGCGCAGCCCACCGCTTCCGCGACCGCGCCCGGTACCGCCCGGCTGCCCTCCGTCCCCGGGCAGACCAGGCTGCGCAACGCCGCCGCCGACCTGTGCCTGGACCTCCGCGGCGAGACGGGCACGCAGTTGGCGGAGTGCTCGTCCGAACTGACCCAGCAGTGGTCGTACGGGAACGACGGACTGCTGCGCAACGCCGCCGAACCCGACCTGTGCCTGGACTCGCACGCGGACGCCGGTGTCGTCATCGTCGGCACGTGCGCCGCCGCGGACGGTGACCGGGGCGACGACGTGCGCTACGACCTCACCGTCCGCGGTGAGCTGCTGCCCCGCTGGGAGGAACAGTTCGCGCTCGCCTCGACCACCGCCGAGGCCGGCTCCGACGTCGTGGTCAAGGTCCGTGACGGCTCCGCCGCGCAGCGCTGGCTGACAGACCCGGCACCGGCCGGAACGGGATCCGGGTCGGTCGCCGGGGCCACGGATCCGGCGCAGCGCCAGGTGGGCCTGCCGGACGCTTCCTAG
- a CDS encoding helix-turn-helix domain-containing protein, translating into MNADRLPGTAVGGVPSPPPGLVVVGHFDQCPGYRVERPRGSDSWLFTWTTGGQGALRQGRAETRADPGQLVALAPGVRQSYGVAPGARNWRFWWAHCRARPGWSSWLRTYGAGDGVYVVGPVPAGLHGRVESAYRRMLADARWTGAEAPPVSIPADDRVAVAHGTAARELALCALEEVVLLSAAAARTPAPPPGVDARVRRAQELIAADPGAPHTVRSLAAAVALSPSRFAHLFTEQAGRSPMRELREARLLHAARLLESTDLSVERVAAASGFASPFHFNRVFHERHGTPPGAFRARHR; encoded by the coding sequence ATGAACGCTGACCGGTTGCCCGGGACTGCCGTCGGCGGCGTGCCGTCACCGCCGCCCGGGCTGGTGGTGGTCGGTCACTTCGACCAGTGTCCGGGCTACCGCGTGGAGCGGCCACGCGGATCGGACAGCTGGCTGTTCACCTGGACCACCGGTGGGCAGGGCGCCCTGCGCCAGGGCCGTGCCGAGACGCGGGCGGACCCGGGGCAGCTGGTGGCGCTCGCCCCCGGGGTCCGCCAGAGCTACGGCGTGGCGCCCGGCGCGCGAAACTGGCGGTTCTGGTGGGCGCACTGCCGGGCGCGGCCGGGCTGGTCGTCCTGGCTGCGCACGTACGGTGCGGGGGACGGCGTGTACGTGGTCGGTCCGGTCCCCGCCGGGCTGCACGGCCGGGTCGAGTCGGCGTACCGGCGCATGCTCGCCGACGCCCGCTGGACGGGCGCGGAGGCACCGCCCGTGAGCATCCCCGCGGACGACCGGGTCGCCGTGGCCCATGGCACCGCCGCCCGTGAGCTCGCGCTCTGCGCCCTGGAGGAGGTCGTCCTGCTCTCGGCCGCCGCCGCGCGCACCCCGGCCCCGCCGCCGGGTGTGGACGCGCGCGTACGCCGGGCCCAGGAGCTGATCGCCGCCGACCCCGGCGCCCCGCACACGGTGCGTTCCCTGGCCGCCGCGGTCGCCCTCTCACCCTCCCGGTTCGCCCACCTGTTCACCGAGCAGGCGGGCCGGTCGCCGATGCGGGAGCTGCGCGAGGCGCGGCTGCTGCACGCGGCCCGGCTGCTGGAGAGCACCGACCTGTCCGTGGAACGCGTGGCCGCGGCCTCCGGCTTCGCCAGTCCGTTCCACTTCAACCGGGTGTTCCACGAACGCCACGGCACACCGCCGGGTGCCTTTCGCGCCCGGCACCGGTGA
- a CDS encoding glycoside hydrolase family 2 TIM barrel-domain containing protein, which yields MTVTRRSVLIAGTAAPAAGALAAAPGAQAAGSAERVTGRRTVPLRDGWRFALVDPGGIADPTGAYADAADPGYDDSAWRRVAVPHDWSIEQTPTTDHGTTSGTGFLPGGLGWYRLAFTLPPAYAGRRVSVEFDGVYMDSSVHCNGHEVGRHPYGYTGFAFDLTDLLHTDGTTENVLAVEVRNQLPSSRWYSGSGIHREARLVVTDPVHVARWGTYVTTPEVTARHALVRVRTDVVDAAGTAERVEIVSRITDPDGRTVARTSSTVEIADRAGATHELTVDRPRLWDFATPQHRYDLVTEVRVGGETRDTHHTPFGIRTFHCDPDEGFHLNGTHTKLRGVDLHHDLGALGAATQVDAVRRQLEIMKSMGVNALRTSHNPPSPEVIRVCEELGVVLQVEAFDCWRTGKNRYDYGRFFDEWCETDTTEMVHAARNSPAVVMWSIGNEIPDSTSTAGLAMADRIIAALKAADDTRPIVIGSDKYRRLPAKGSAADLMLAKLDGLGLNYNTAKSVDALHEAYPHLFLFESESSSETSTRGTYQEPERLNTGENHTPGRRATSSYDNNLASWTMSGEYGHKKDRDRKWFAGQYLWSGIDYIGEPTPYDVFPVKASFFGAVDTAGFPKDMYHLFRSQWTTEPMVHLLPTTWNHTAGETVEVWAYSNAATVELYLNGTSLGVRRFDTKTTTDGRTYLETTEPTGDDKTFTDGPYPGSYTSPNGSAGKLHLTWRVPFEPGELKAVARAGGRVVATDVLRTAGAAHAVRLTADRRSAPADGRSLVFVTAEIVDSRGVVVPDAEHLIDFDVTGGRLAGLDNGRQESAERYQARNRTAFHGKALAIVRAGSEPATLEVTARVRGLRNGTVRVRTTPAGSAAGTPAPEFAPDHPAPPDHPHADASYSGRPDTLPAAVLDGDPATGWSNGFHKAATALLPAFDGARPEDWVSVDWGRARTFERAEIWFTADAAHSLPAAVVAEVWDGRRYVPVEGAAVEWATASDTPTVVTFEPVRGSRLRLTLTSRYPGEARGAVRISRLEAPAR from the coding sequence ATGACGGTCACACGCAGATCGGTTCTGATCGCCGGTACGGCAGCCCCCGCCGCCGGGGCACTGGCGGCCGCCCCGGGCGCGCAGGCGGCAGGATCCGCCGAGCGGGTCACCGGCCGCCGCACCGTCCCCCTGCGCGACGGTTGGCGCTTCGCGCTGGTCGACCCGGGCGGCATCGCGGACCCGACCGGCGCCTACGCCGACGCCGCCGACCCCGGCTACGACGACTCGGCCTGGCGCCGGGTCGCCGTACCCCACGACTGGAGCATCGAGCAGACCCCCACCACCGACCACGGCACCACCAGCGGCACCGGCTTCCTGCCCGGCGGCCTCGGCTGGTACCGGCTCGCCTTCACCCTGCCGCCCGCCTACGCCGGCCGGCGCGTCTCGGTGGAGTTCGACGGCGTCTACATGGACTCGTCCGTCCACTGCAACGGCCACGAGGTCGGCCGGCACCCCTACGGCTACACGGGTTTCGCCTTCGACCTCACCGACCTGCTGCACACCGACGGCACCACCGAGAACGTCCTCGCGGTCGAGGTGCGCAACCAACTGCCCAGCAGCCGCTGGTACTCGGGCAGCGGCATCCACCGCGAGGCCCGGCTCGTGGTCACCGACCCCGTGCACGTCGCCCGCTGGGGCACGTACGTCACCACCCCCGAAGTCACCGCACGGCACGCCCTGGTGCGGGTGCGCACCGACGTGGTCGACGCGGCCGGCACCGCGGAGCGGGTCGAGATCGTCTCCCGGATCACCGACCCCGACGGCCGCACCGTCGCCCGCACCTCGTCCACCGTGGAGATCGCCGACCGCGCCGGCGCCACGCACGAACTGACCGTCGACCGCCCCCGGTTGTGGGACTTCGCGACCCCGCAGCACCGCTACGACCTGGTCACCGAGGTGCGGGTGGGCGGCGAGACCAGGGACACCCATCACACCCCGTTCGGCATCCGCACCTTCCACTGCGACCCCGACGAGGGCTTCCACCTCAACGGCACCCACACCAAGCTCAGGGGTGTCGACCTGCACCACGATCTGGGCGCGCTCGGCGCGGCGACCCAGGTGGACGCCGTCCGCCGGCAGTTGGAGATCATGAAGTCGATGGGGGTCAACGCCCTGCGCACCTCCCACAACCCGCCCTCCCCGGAGGTGATCCGGGTCTGCGAGGAACTGGGCGTCGTGCTCCAGGTGGAGGCGTTCGACTGCTGGCGGACCGGCAAGAACCGCTACGACTACGGGCGCTTCTTCGACGAGTGGTGCGAGACGGACACCACCGAGATGGTCCACGCCGCACGCAACTCGCCCGCCGTGGTGATGTGGTCCATCGGCAACGAGATCCCCGACTCCACGTCCACGGCCGGACTCGCCATGGCCGACCGGATCATCGCCGCGCTCAAGGCCGCCGACGACACCCGCCCGATCGTCATCGGCTCCGACAAGTACCGCCGGCTGCCCGCCAAGGGGTCGGCGGCCGACCTCATGCTGGCCAAGCTCGACGGGCTCGGACTCAACTACAACACCGCCAAGTCCGTCGACGCCCTGCACGAGGCCTACCCGCATCTGTTCCTCTTCGAGTCGGAGTCCTCGTCGGAGACCTCCACCCGCGGCACCTACCAGGAGCCCGAGCGCCTCAACACCGGCGAGAACCACACCCCCGGCAGGCGCGCCACCTCGTCGTACGACAACAACCTCGCCTCCTGGACGATGAGCGGCGAGTACGGGCACAAGAAGGACCGCGACCGGAAGTGGTTCGCCGGGCAGTACCTGTGGTCGGGCATCGACTACATCGGGGAACCCACGCCCTACGACGTGTTCCCGGTCAAGGCGTCCTTCTTCGGCGCGGTCGACACGGCCGGGTTCCCGAAGGACATGTACCACCTGTTCAGGAGCCAGTGGACGACCGAGCCCATGGTCCATCTGCTGCCGACGACCTGGAACCACACGGCGGGCGAGACGGTGGAGGTCTGGGCCTACTCCAATGCCGCCACCGTCGAGCTGTACCTCAACGGGACGTCGCTCGGTGTACGGCGGTTCGACACCAAGACGACGACCGACGGCCGGACCTACCTGGAGACCACCGAGCCCACCGGCGACGACAAGACCTTCACCGACGGCCCGTACCCCGGCAGTTACACCAGTCCGAACGGCTCCGCGGGTAAACTGCACCTGACCTGGCGGGTGCCGTTCGAGCCGGGCGAGCTGAAGGCCGTGGCCCGCGCCGGCGGCCGGGTGGTCGCCACCGACGTCCTGCGCACGGCCGGTGCCGCCCACGCGGTGCGCCTCACCGCGGATCGCCGGTCCGCGCCGGCCGACGGGCGCTCACTGGTCTTCGTGACCGCGGAGATCGTCGACTCGCGCGGTGTCGTGGTGCCCGACGCCGAGCACCTCATCGACTTCGACGTCACCGGCGGCCGGCTCGCCGGGCTCGACAACGGCCGCCAGGAGAGCGCCGAGCGCTATCAGGCCCGTAACCGCACCGCCTTCCACGGCAAGGCGCTGGCGATCGTCCGCGCGGGCAGCGAGCCCGCGACGCTGGAGGTGACCGCGCGGGTGCGGGGCCTGCGGAACGGGACGGTACGCGTACGCACGACGCCGGCCGGGTCGGCGGCAGGCACGCCCGCACCGGAGTTCGCCCCGGACCACCCGGCGCCCCCGGACCACCCGCACGCCGACGCGAGCTACTCCGGCCGTCCCGACACGCTGCCCGCCGCCGTGCTCGACGGCGACCCGGCCACCGGCTGGTCCAACGGCTTCCACAAGGCGGCCACCGCCCTGCTGCCCGCCTTCGACGGGGCCCGGCCCGAGGACTGGGTGTCCGTCGACTGGGGCAGGGCCAGGACCTTCGAACGGGCGGAGATCTGGTTCACCGCGGACGCGGCGCACAGCCTGCCCGCGGCGGTCGTGGCCGAGGTATGGGACGGCCGCCGGTACGTGCCGGTCGAGGGCGCCGCCGTCGAGTGGGCGACCGCCTCCGACACGCCCACCGTCGTCACCTTCGAGCCGGTCCGCGGTTCCCGGTTGCGGCTCACCCTCACCAGCCGGTACCCGGGCGAGGCCCGGGGCGCGGTGCGGATCAGCAGGCTGGAGGCCCCGGCCCGCTGA
- a CDS encoding SpoIIE family protein phosphatase, whose amino-acid sequence MRPEYPFDDAATARAVIAEDGTLVEWNEGARRLLGWTADEVIGRPVTNLLVDGGEERPRVTKGVRRNGVVALRRRRGGPVSVWVLAHHRDPQDGRPAHWIVLTPMEDRQPPSPDDPLGRVGLTQSPCAIAVYDRRLRLRRLNPAMAELFGVSEERVRGLRHSEIGGRPQSEEVERHMQAVLASGRGHDVRAYVPLGDEGWGQAWLARVAPVTDEAGLVQGVCMAVHDLTEQYEARERLQLVNEASVRIGTTLDVTRTAQELTDVCVPALADFVSVDLLDPPSPGGEPLTVPPAAPVVLRRAAHRSVDPAGPGAVVQPGHLDVYPVTSPQADSLVSGRTTVASVPSAGPTPWLNRNELRVQQVREYGVHSTMSVPIRARGTTLGVAVLTRFRRTAPFSTDDRLLAEEITARAAVCIDNARRFSRERETALALQRSLLPQSLPSTAALEVSSRYLPAARVGVGGDWFDVIPLSGMRVALVVGDVVGHGVQASATMGRLRTAVRTLADIDLPPDELLTHLDDLVLRLSAETGGDQDSAGDVGATCLYAVYDPVSRHCTLARAGHPAPIMLSPGRTAHEVELPAGPPLGLGGLPFEAAELRLPEGTVLGFFTDGLIESHDQDTESGHRLLREAMSGPAGSLDETCDRILRTLLPSGGARDDVALLLARTRGLPASQVSTWDIPADPALIAPLRKQVVDRLDTWGLAPATFTTELVVSELVTNAIRYGSHPIRLRLIHDAATLICEVSDASHTAPHLRRAKTWDEGGRGLLLVAQLTQRWGTRHTPEGKTIWAEIGLLDEP is encoded by the coding sequence ATGAGACCGGAGTATCCGTTCGACGACGCCGCCACGGCGCGGGCCGTCATCGCCGAGGACGGCACTCTGGTCGAGTGGAACGAGGGCGCGCGCCGGCTGCTGGGCTGGACCGCGGACGAGGTGATCGGCCGCCCCGTGACGAACCTGCTCGTCGACGGGGGTGAGGAGAGGCCGAGGGTGACGAAGGGGGTCCGCCGCAACGGCGTGGTGGCCCTGCGGCGCAGACGAGGCGGTCCGGTGTCCGTCTGGGTGCTCGCCCACCACCGGGACCCGCAGGACGGACGGCCGGCGCACTGGATCGTCCTCACCCCGATGGAGGACCGGCAGCCGCCGTCGCCGGACGATCCGCTGGGCCGGGTCGGGCTGACGCAGTCCCCGTGCGCCATCGCCGTCTACGACAGGCGACTGCGTCTGCGCAGACTGAATCCGGCCATGGCCGAGTTGTTCGGCGTCTCCGAGGAGCGGGTGCGCGGTCTGCGGCACTCGGAGATCGGCGGACGACCGCAGAGCGAAGAAGTGGAACGGCACATGCAGGCCGTGCTCGCCAGCGGCCGGGGGCACGACGTGCGGGCGTACGTGCCGCTCGGCGACGAGGGCTGGGGGCAGGCCTGGCTCGCCCGGGTGGCCCCGGTGACCGACGAGGCCGGCCTGGTGCAGGGCGTCTGCATGGCCGTCCACGACCTCACCGAGCAGTACGAGGCCCGGGAGCGCCTCCAACTGGTCAACGAGGCCAGCGTCCGTATCGGCACCACCCTCGACGTCACCCGGACGGCCCAGGAGCTCACGGACGTCTGCGTCCCCGCCCTGGCCGACTTCGTCAGCGTGGACCTGCTGGATCCGCCGTCGCCGGGCGGTGAGCCCCTCACCGTGCCGCCGGCCGCGCCGGTCGTCCTGCGCAGGGCGGCGCACCGGTCGGTCGATCCGGCCGGCCCCGGGGCCGTGGTGCAGCCGGGCCACCTGGACGTCTACCCCGTCACCTCGCCCCAGGCCGACTCGCTGGTGTCGGGCCGCACGACCGTCGCGTCGGTGCCCTCGGCCGGTCCGACCCCCTGGCTGAACCGGAACGAGCTCCGGGTGCAGCAGGTCAGGGAGTACGGCGTCCACTCCACGATGTCCGTGCCGATCCGCGCCCGCGGCACCACGCTGGGCGTCGCGGTCCTCACCCGTTTCCGCCGCACCGCCCCCTTCAGCACCGACGACCGGCTGCTGGCCGAGGAGATCACGGCACGCGCCGCCGTCTGCATCGACAACGCCCGCCGGTTCTCCCGCGAACGCGAGACCGCCCTCGCCCTGCAGCGCAGCCTGCTGCCGCAGTCACTGCCGAGCACGGCCGCCCTGGAGGTGTCCTCGCGCTACCTCCCGGCGGCCCGGGTCGGAGTGGGCGGCGACTGGTTCGACGTGATCCCGCTGTCCGGAATGCGGGTCGCCCTGGTCGTCGGGGACGTCGTCGGCCACGGCGTCCAGGCCTCGGCCACCATGGGCCGGCTGCGCACCGCCGTACGCACGCTCGCCGACATCGACCTGCCCCCGGACGAACTGCTCACCCACCTCGACGACCTGGTCCTGCGGCTGTCGGCGGAGACCGGCGGTGACCAGGACAGCGCCGGTGACGTCGGCGCGACGTGCCTGTACGCGGTGTACGACCCGGTGTCGCGGCACTGCACCCTGGCGCGGGCCGGCCATCCCGCGCCGATCATGCTGTCGCCGGGCCGCACGGCCCACGAGGTCGAGCTGCCCGCCGGTCCCCCGCTGGGCCTGGGCGGCCTGCCGTTCGAAGCGGCCGAACTGCGGCTGCCCGAGGGCACCGTGCTGGGCTTCTTCACGGACGGGCTGATCGAGAGCCACGACCAGGACACCGAATCCGGGCACCGCCTCCTGCGCGAGGCGATGTCGGGTCCGGCCGGGTCGCTGGACGAGACCTGCGACCGGATCCTGCGCACCCTGCTGCCGAGCGGGGGCGCCCGCGACGACGTGGCGCTGCTGCTGGCGCGCACCCGGGGGCTGCCGGCCTCGCAGGTCTCCACCTGGGACATCCCCGCCGATCCCGCGCTCATCGCCCCGCTGCGCAAACAGGTCGTCGACCGGCTCGACACCTGGGGGCTGGCGCCGGCCACCTTCACGACGGAGCTGGTGGTCAGCGAACTCGTCACCAACGCCATCCGCTACGGCTCGCACCCGATCCGGCTGCGCCTCATCCACGACGCGGCGACGCTGATCTGCGAGGTGTCCGACGCCAGCCACACCGCGCCGCACCTGCGCCGGGCGAAGACCTGGGACGAGGGTGGCCGGGGGCTGCTGCTGGTGGCCCAGCTCACCCAGCGGTGGGGCACCCGGCACACACCCGAGGGCAAGACGATCTGGGCGGAGATCGGGCTGCTGGACGAGCCGTGA
- a CDS encoding toxin Doc — protein sequence MAPVLHVDVPWLLQRHEEVLPDQPAINDFSALVAAVARHRVDPPRLGSISDPAWRAAALLHTLALLRPLPQANARFACATAVAYMSVSGVGVDPPEGALVDLARDLLDGTTDVHGAADRLRSWQI from the coding sequence ATGGCACCCGTCCTGCACGTCGACGTGCCCTGGCTGCTCCAGCGCCATGAGGAAGTCCTGCCGGACCAGCCGGCGATCAACGACTTCTCCGCGCTCGTCGCCGCCGTCGCCCGGCACCGCGTCGACCCGCCCCGCCTCGGCTCGATCTCCGACCCCGCCTGGCGGGCCGCCGCCCTGCTGCACACCCTCGCGCTGCTCAGGCCGCTGCCGCAGGCGAACGCCCGGTTCGCCTGCGCGACCGCCGTGGCGTACATGTCCGTCAGCGGCGTCGGCGTCGATCCGCCCGAGGGGGCGCTGGTGGACCTGGCCCGCGATCTGCTCGACGGCACGACCGATGTCCACGGCGCGGCGGACCGGCTGCGCTCATGGCAGATCTGA
- a CDS encoding SLC13 family permease, producing the protein MNTALAETLSVLLLAAVLVWAVARPAGLPEALAAVPAAGLVVAVGAISPERALAETERLGPVVGFLAAVLVLAHLCDAEGLFRACGAWLARRASGRPGRLLTSVFALASVVTAVLSLDATVVLLTPVVLATAARSGVRPRPHLYACAHLSNTASLLLPVSNLTNLLAFAASGLSFVRFGALMALPWLVAIGVEYLVFRRFFAADLAAAPVVPDAVEAPRLPVFALVTVGCTLAGFVVASALGVDPAWVAAAGALVLAVRAFARRQATPRTVVRAAAPGFLAFVLALGVIVRAVVDNGLADALGLALPDGTSLPALLGLAALAAVLANLINNLPAVLVLLPLAAPAGPGAVLAVLLGVNIGPNLTYAGSLATLLWRRLMHGHGHRVGLGDFTRLGLLTVPSALAAAVVALWVSLHAVGT; encoded by the coding sequence CTGAACACCGCGCTCGCCGAGACACTGTCCGTCCTCCTGCTCGCCGCCGTCCTCGTGTGGGCCGTGGCCCGCCCGGCGGGGCTGCCCGAAGCGCTGGCCGCCGTTCCCGCGGCGGGGCTGGTCGTCGCGGTCGGGGCGATCTCACCGGAGCGGGCCCTCGCCGAGACGGAACGGCTCGGGCCGGTGGTGGGCTTTCTCGCCGCGGTGCTGGTCCTCGCGCACCTCTGCGACGCCGAGGGCCTGTTCCGGGCGTGCGGCGCCTGGCTGGCCCGGCGCGCCTCCGGCCGGCCCGGACGGCTGCTGACCTCGGTGTTCGCACTGGCCTCCGTGGTCACGGCGGTGCTCAGTCTGGACGCGACGGTGGTGCTCCTGACGCCGGTGGTGCTCGCCACCGCCGCCCGGTCGGGCGTCCGGCCCCGGCCGCACCTGTACGCCTGTGCTCATCTGTCGAACACGGCGTCGCTGCTGCTGCCCGTCTCCAATCTCACCAATCTGCTGGCGTTCGCGGCGAGCGGGCTGAGCTTCGTCCGGTTCGGCGCTCTGATGGCGTTGCCGTGGCTGGTCGCGATCGGTGTGGAGTACCTGGTGTTCCGGCGCTTCTTCGCCGCCGACCTCGCGGCGGCACCCGTCGTGCCGGACGCCGTGGAAGCTCCCCGGCTTCCGGTGTTCGCGCTGGTCACGGTCGGCTGCACACTGGCCGGGTTCGTCGTGGCGTCGGCGCTCGGGGTGGATCCGGCGTGGGTCGCCGCGGCCGGTGCGCTGGTGCTGGCGGTGCGGGCCTTCGCCCGGCGCCAGGCGACCCCGCGCACGGTGGTGCGGGCCGCGGCACCCGGTTTCCTGGCGTTCGTGCTCGCGCTCGGCGTGATCGTCCGGGCGGTGGTGGACAACGGTCTCGCCGACGCGCTCGGCCTCGCGCTGCCCGACGGGACTTCGCTGCCGGCGCTCCTCGGTCTGGCGGCGCTGGCCGCCGTCCTCGCGAACCTCATCAACAACCTGCCCGCGGTGCTGGTCCTGCTGCCGCTGGCCGCCCCGGCCGGGCCCGGCGCGGTCCTCGCGGTGCTGCTCGGGGTGAACATCGGCCCCAATCTGACCTACGCGGGATCGCTGGCCACCCTGCTGTGGCGGCGCCTGATGCACGGCCACGGCCACCGCGTGGGCCTCGGCGACTTCACCCGTCTCGGACTCCTCACGGTGCCGTCCGCGCTGGCCGCGGCGGTGGTGGCGCTGTGGGTGTCGCTGCATGCGGTCGGGACCTGA
- a CDS encoding DUF4232 domain-containing protein has protein sequence MTHASPSAHPSPAGHRALLLAGGLVALSLLTGCGGADGTTSGRPQPGTAAPPAQAPRQPGAGTSAADPAASGPPSDASASTSPEAAPGTRCHTWELRASVGRNNPGAGQRNFPVVLTNASSRVCTLYGHPGAAFLDAAGEQLGPDPRRVPDSPVTVRLAPGESAWAGLSYASPEISGARTAAPAALLVTPPDERDPLTVRWTGEEVPVSGGESEVSVTVFQPGTGA, from the coding sequence ATGACGCACGCATCCCCGTCCGCACACCCCTCCCCCGCCGGGCACCGGGCCCTGCTCCTCGCCGGTGGCCTGGTGGCGCTGAGCCTGCTGACCGGCTGCGGCGGCGCCGACGGCACGACGAGCGGCCGGCCGCAGCCCGGCACCGCCGCCCCGCCCGCGCAGGCACCGCGGCAGCCCGGCGCGGGCACCTCCGCCGCGGATCCGGCGGCATCCGGTCCGCCGAGCGACGCGAGCGCCTCCACCTCGCCCGAGGCGGCTCCCGGCACCCGCTGCCACACCTGGGAGCTGCGGGCGTCGGTGGGCCGCAACAACCCGGGCGCCGGGCAGCGCAACTTCCCGGTCGTCCTGACCAACGCCTCCTCCCGGGTCTGCACCCTGTACGGCCACCCGGGGGCCGCCTTCCTCGACGCGGCCGGCGAGCAGCTGGGGCCCGACCCCCGGCGCGTCCCCGACTCCCCCGTCACGGTCCGGCTGGCACCGGGTGAGAGCGCCTGGGCGGGGCTGTCGTACGCCAGTCCGGAGATCAGCGGCGCCCGCACCGCGGCGCCGGCCGCGCTGCTGGTGACCCCGCCCGACGAACGGGACCCGCTGACGGTGCGGTGGACCGGTGAGGAGGTGCCGGTCTCGGGCGGCGAGTCGGAGGTCTCCGTCACGGTGTTCCAGCCGGGTACCGGAGCCTGA